The nucleotide sequence TGTTGTCGAAGATGTTCGCGGCGGCGGTCTGCAGCGGCGAGGGCGAGACCTCGAGGAAGTAGCCGGCGCGGAGCATCATCGAGACGCCCTTCTTCGGCGAGAGCACGCGCTCGACGCCGAGGCGGGGGACGACCGTGTCGGTGTACCCGAGCGGCGCGGGGACGAGGGCGCCGCAAGGCTCCTCGGGCGGCGCGCCGGTGGACGGGTCGATCTCCGGGCAACGCACGGTGGCCTCGGCGGGCCCGGGGTAGGCCGACCAGCGCTTGTACGTCGCGCCCGCGGTGACGCGCCACGGGCCGCGGACGCGCGCGACCTCGAGCGCGATCTGCGCGGGGTCGTACTGCGCGAGGCCGGAGATGTTGAGCGGAGGCACGACGATCTGGCCGAGATCCTTCACCTCGATGACGACGTTGAAGCGGCCGACGAGCTCGCCGCGGTAGGTGAGCCCGACGCGGTAGGCGCCGCGCTCGTAGCTCGCGCCGAGGATGGGGCCGTAGCTGGCGACGAGCGTGTCCTCGACGACGGTGCCGATGCGGCCCGATGCGTCGGTGGCGACGAGGACGGATCCGGTGAGCGCCGCGAGCGCCGCGAAGCCGCCGCCGATGCGCACGCCGTAGCCGACGTCGACGCCGAGGCCGACCTGGACCGCGACGGAGGCCGTACGATCCGCGAGGGGGAACTGCTTGGTCTCGGGGTAGAGGATGCGGCCGCGGACGATGAGGTCGAAGGGCGTGAAGAAGCCGAGGCCGATGGTGATGCGATCCTTCAGCGCACCGGCGAAAGGCACGGGCAAGACCGCGCCGATGAAGCCGCCCGCGAGTCTGTCGTAGTTCAGGCGCGTGGGGGCGCGCAGGTCGAAGACGGAGCCGAGCAGGCCGATCGTGAGCTCGCGCCGATGCTCCAGGCTGAGCAGCGCGGGGTTACCCCAGACGGCCTCGAAGCCACGGCCGAGCGCGGCGCCCGTACCGCCCATCGCCATGGAGCGCGGGCCGAAGCCGTAGACGTCCTCGGGCGAGCTCCAGGCATCACCCGCGGGCAGCGCCGTGAGGGCAGCCGAGGCGACGGCGAGCAAGAGGGCGCGACGACGAGCCATGGCAGGCGCGACGGTAGACGCATGCAAGGCCGGAAGGAAGAGGCGCGGCGCTGGATCGAGCTCAGCGACGAACGGACCCGCTGTCTCCCTGGACCTCGGCGAACACATCGTCGAGCGTGCTCGCGGTGTACGAGCGCTTCGCCCACCGGGACAAGGTCGCGCCGCTGGCGGTCGTGACGCGCGCCTGCGTGGCCTCGGAGAGCTCCCCGAAGCGCTCGCGCAGGACCTCGAGGAGCATCTCGCGGCGCCCCTCCTCGCGCCCCTCCTCGCGCCCCTCTTCGCGCCCCTCGTCCCGCCCCTTCTCCTCCGCGTTTTGCTTGATCGCCAGGAGCTCCGGGTTGCCCTTGCGCTCGAGCGCGCGTACGGCCTCGCGCTCCGCGACCGCGCCGTCGACGAGCGCGCGCACCTGGATCGGCCGCACAAAGCAGGGGTCCTCGATCGTGCCGTTCGGGTCGAGCACCATGAAAGCGCCGTTCTCGTGCGACCACTCGCAGACCTCGCCGCGCTTCACGAGGATCGCGAACACGCGCCGGACGCCGCGCTCCACGAGGTCCTCGGCCTTCTCGCGCACGAGGCCTGGCGCCTGCTCGTTCACGATCTCGAACGAGACCTCCTCGAGGTGCCGCCGCCCCGTCGCGGGATCCGTGCCGTCGCGCCGGACCGACAGGTCCGTCGCGAAGTTCGAGCCCTCCGAGACCCGCGTGAGCAGGTCGATCGAGGCGCGATACCCTTCACGGACGTGCAAGCGGATCACGGCGCCGAGGTTGGCGTGCGCGTCGCCGTGCGGCTCGAGCGCGGGCTGGGCGATGATCTTCCGGCCGCGCACCATCTCGTCACGCGTCATCTCCGGGGCGACGATATGCTGGTCGACCGGAGGGAACCTGCCGGGCGAGCCGGCGGGAGGAAACGAGAGCGCAGCGCCACCCCGGGCGGACGGGGCCAGCATCATCGTGGGGCCGCCGCGGTTCGGAGGGTCCATCATCACCACGGAGCGTAGCAGGTTCCTCCTAGGCCGAGAAGAACGAGACGAGTGCGTCCGGAGCCCCGCTCGACTAGAACGGAGCCGCCGTGCCCCTCGCCCTCCAGGCCACTCTCCCTGACGAGCTCGCCCGCGCTTGCAACATCGACGTGACGGACGCGCGGCGTATCGTCTCCCTCGTGCACCGCACGGGCAACGTGCCCGAGCGCTCGCCCGCGACGATCCGGCGCGCCGCGCTCGACGCCGCCCGCGCAGCCGGCCACGTCCCCTCGATCCGCCTGGAGAGCCGCGCCGCGAGCGCGATCGACCCGTTCGTCAAGTACGCCTTCCGCCTGCCCGACGGGGCCGTCATCGAGACCGTACGGATCCCGCTCGAGCACCCGGGTCGCTTCTCGGTCTGCGTGTCCTCGCAGGTCGGCTGCGCCCTCGCCTGCGCGTTCTGCGCGACCGGGCGCATGGGCCTCGGCCGCAACCTCGAGCCGTGGGAGATCGTCGAGCAGGTCCGGCGCGTACGCGAGGAGCTCGTGGCGTCCCCTCCGGAGAGCCTCGTCGCCGCCGGCGTCCGCCCGCGCGTGCACGGCGTGCTCTTCCAGGGCATGGGCGAGCCCATGGCCAACATCGAGCGCGTCATCCACGCCATCCGCGTGATGAGCGAGCCGAGCGCGCTCGCCATCGACATGCGCAACATCACGGTGTGCACGTCGGGCTTGCCGACCGGGATCCGCACGCTGCTCCGGGAGGTCCCGCAGGTGCGGCTCGGCGTCTCGCTCGGGTCGGCGCGGCCGGGGCGGCGGCGCGCGCTCATGCCCATCGAAGGCGCGCATCCGCTGGACGAGGTGCTCGCGGCTGCGGGTGAGCACGCGCGGGCCACGGGGCGCTCG is from Polyangium spumosum and encodes:
- a CDS encoding OmpP1/FadL family transporter; translation: MARRRALLLAVASAALTALPAGDAWSSPEDVYGFGPRSMAMGGTGAALGRGFEAVWGNPALLSLEHRRELTIGLLGSVFDLRAPTRLNYDRLAGGFIGAVLPVPFAGALKDRITIGLGFFTPFDLIVRGRILYPETKQFPLADRTASVAVQVGLGVDVGYGVRIGGGFAALAALTGSVLVATDASGRIGTVVEDTLVASYGPILGASYERGAYRVGLTYRGELVGRFNVVIEVKDLGQIVVPPLNISGLAQYDPAQIALEVARVRGPWRVTAGATYKRWSAYPGPAEATVRCPEIDPSTGAPPEEPCGALVPAPLGYTDTVVPRLGVERVLSPKKGVSMMLRAGYFLEVSPSPLQTAAANIFDNTRSVFGLGYGLELAAPLPNLRFDLAGQVQVLHPRTHDKAADVPAENPGAPSVRTSGVVVAGAATVGVGF
- the rlmN gene encoding 23S rRNA (adenine(2503)-C(2))-methyltransferase RlmN, encoding MPLALQATLPDELARACNIDVTDARRIVSLVHRTGNVPERSPATIRRAALDAARAAGHVPSIRLESRAASAIDPFVKYAFRLPDGAVIETVRIPLEHPGRFSVCVSSQVGCALACAFCATGRMGLGRNLEPWEIVEQVRRVREELVASPPESLVAAGVRPRVHGVLFQGMGEPMANIERVIHAIRVMSEPSALAIDMRNITVCTSGLPTGIRTLLREVPQVRLGVSLGSARPGRRRALMPIEGAHPLDEVLAAAGEHARATGRSPMFAYTLLAGENDADEDAVALADLCRSFAEAHGQRPRLSLIPYNAIADGAAPDPFQPSTRLEAFRAVLLGRGVGTIVRYSGGGDVGAACGQLARPLLRKPGKRLPVDSEPTAR